The sequence below is a genomic window from Tistrella mobilis.
CTTGGCTCAACAGCAGGTCCTGCAGACGCTGGTAGGGCTTTGGGAAGAAGGTGCCCTCCATCGGGTGCAGAAGACCCGCGGCTGCTCCGGCGACGTCAAGCCGCAGGCCCTCATGGGCCCGGACAGCGGCCTTGAGCAGCAGCGTGGCAGCATGCAGGGTGGGAAAGCGACCGGGGTCATGGAGCGCCGCCAGCATATCACCCAGCATCATCGGAACATTGAAGGCGAGATCCTGGTCATAGATGAAGTCTTCATCCGCCATCAGGGCCAGCTGGGCGGAGATCGCTTCTTCAGGATCATCCCCTTTCATGATCATCACGGCCCGATGCAGACGCTGTACATTGAAGGCCGGATTGTCACGCCGCAGCGTCGGCCCATCGGTCCAGCCGGGATGATAGCGCATGGCGCCGCGCATATCGAGGGCCGGACCCTCGGTCTGGCGCCAGGCATTCATGTTACGGAAGGCGGCCTCGATCCTGTCCCGATCCCGGGAGGCAAGTGCAAGATCTATCTCAGCCGCGAGACCGTAAGCTTCTTTGAGATTGTTTCGGGCCGCCGGCGGCAGGTCCAGACTGTCGAACAGGGCCAGTACGCGTGGCTGGGTGGCCTTGATTTCATCCGTGGCGTTGCAGCGCAAGGCTTCTGCGCGCCGGGTCGCTCCCCAGATGGAAATCAGGGCCAGGCCCATATCCGCCGGCAGGCCGTGCAGATAGGGTTCCGCAAGGTCCAGCCAGGCCATGGTCTCGCCTGAACGCCCCCGCTTGAAAGCATCCTGCGCCAGGCGTTCGATCAGGATATGGGCGATGCGGACCTGCAGTTCCGGCGCAAGATTTGCGGCCGGGGGCAGGTGGCCGCGGATATGGGCCGGCCGTGCCTCCGGCGGCAGTCCGGCGATGGCGGCTCCGCCCGCGATGTCTTCCAGCATCTTCAGGCCGATCTGCCCTGCCTCGCCCGCCTTGCCGCGCAATCGGGCGAGGTCTGCCTGCAGGTTTGCCATCGTATGGTGAAGCAGTTGCCGGACCTCGTCGTTATCCAGCACCGCCGTCAGCATCCGGATCTGGTCGATCGCGGCTGCCATGGCCTCGGGGGCGCCCCTCACCTGCGCCAGAATGGCCGCATACTCGAAGCCTCGTGCCCGCAGGATCCGTGCCGTGTCGTCAGGCGCTGAGGCGGTTGCCGTGAGCACGCGCCGGACGGCGTCTTCCAATGCGCCGCCATTCCGGGTTTGCAGGGCACGTTCGGCATCATCAAGGGCTTTGAGCGCATGCTCTATGGCCGTCATG
It includes:
- a CDS encoding CHAT domain-containing protein, whose protein sequence is MTAIEHALKALDDAERALQTRNGGALEDAVRRVLTATASAPDDTARILRARGFEYAAILAQVRGAPEAMAAAIDQIRMLTAVLDNDEVRQLLHHTMANLQADLARLRGKAGEAGQIGLKMLEDIAGGAAIAGLPPEARPAHIRGHLPPAANLAPELQVRIAHILIERLAQDAFKRGRSGETMAWLDLAEPYLHGLPADMGLALISIWGATRRAEALRCNATDEIKATQPRVLALFDSLDLPPAARNNLKEAYGLAAEIDLALASRDRDRIEAAFRNMNAWRQTEGPALDMRGAMRYHPGWTDGPTLRRDNPAFNVQRLHRAVMIMKGDDPEEAISAQLALMADEDFIYDQDLAFNVPMMLGDMLAALHDPGRFPTLHAATLLLKAAVRAHEGLRLDVAGAAAGLLHPMEGTFFPKPYQRLQDLLLSQGRIGEAIRIDILREQDDMRLPRPAAATAAAAAAARVPFTARESQVWPQLVEGARLVQAGRTRVGPLQWAAGIESLLADRPEDPGDAALPDERRWTSRPDVAILGYMLRGTELTIRCRHGDHASIRTGRLGTARELTDLVFNLERALRDPRRDPLPPLHAAWRMLIAPVADQLSDPRIATLLVDAAGPIGRIPFAALHDGRDFLVRRAAVVVDGTTDRPSATDGRRAAGLAVPRTPGMADLPQAAADLATFRNVMTRHGIPVDCPGTTATAADLDRLLSQPPQVLQISCHFDADPAEPGRSAFLLGDGSRFSLDDFARHDLSGIDLMLLMGCETLSRADAPASRRGGLDQTMRRLGVGAVLGALWPIDDEVAGFVLDRILENRFARGLDLAASLRDAQLAILDAGDDRLSHPHFWAPYSLSGSWS